One stretch of Nicotiana tabacum cultivar K326 chromosome 18, ASM71507v2, whole genome shotgun sequence DNA includes these proteins:
- the LOC107761836 gene encoding putative membrane protein At1g16860, translating into MGSRFPSHKLSSGLYVSGRPEQPKEKAPTMSSVAMPYTGGDIKKSGELGKMFDIPTGARKSGPINNAPSRTGSFGGATSHSGQLNSISRMASSGGSGSVSLKKTNSGPLNKHGEPMKKSSGPQAGGATGNSRQNSGPIPPILPTTGLITSGPISSGPLNSAGAPRKVSGPLDSTGSIKLQSSIVNNQAVTRLSPGEEFSFRKSFPKPILWSIILLFVMGFIAGGFILGAVHNPILLVVVVILFAIVAAVFTWNTCYGRSAIVGFISQYPDAELRTAKDGQFVKVSGVVTCGNVPLESAFQKVPRCVYTSTSLYEYRGWDSKAANPEHRRFTWGLRSLERHVTDFYISDFQSGLRALVKTGCGARVTPYVDESVVVDINPSNRDMSPEFVRWLAARNLSSDDRIMRLKEGYIKEGSTVSVMGVVQRNDNVLMIVPPPEPFSTGCQWSKCILPASLEGIVLRCEDSSKIDVIPV; encoded by the exons ATGGGTTCTCGGTTCCCGTCTCATAAGTTGAGCAGTGGCCTTTATGTATCTGGTCGGCCTGAGCAGCCGAAAGAAAAAGCTCCAACAATGAGCTCGGTTGCCATGCCTTATACTGGTGGTGATATCAAAAAGTCTGGAGAGCTTGGGAAAATGTTTGATATCCCAACAGGGGCACGGAAATCTGGACCTATTAACAATGCCCCATCAAGAACAGGATCATTTGGTGGTGCTACTTCTCATTCGGGTCAACTGAATTCAATCAGTCGCATGGCTTCCAGTGGCGGTTCTGGATCTGTTTCTTTGAAAAAGACCAACTCAGGTCCTCTAAATAAACACGGAGAGCCTATGAAGAAGTCATCGGGGCCCCAAGCTGGAGGGGCTACTGGTAATTCCCGTCAAAACTCTGGCCCTATTCCCCCGATTCTCCCTACGACAGGCCTCATTACATCCGGTCCCATTTCTTCTGGTCCACTCAATTCAGCCGGTGCTCCACGGAAGGTTTCAGGTCCATTGGATTCCACAGGCTCGATCAAGCTACAGAGTTCTATTGTTAATAACCAGGCTGTTACTCGCCTAAGCCCTGGTGAAGAATTTTCCTTTCGTAAGAGCTTCCCAAAGCCAATACTTTGGTCTATAATTCTTCTATTTGTGATGGGATTTATAGCTGGTGGCTTTATTCTTGGTGCTGTTCACAATCCCATTCTTCTTGTCGTTGTTGTTATCCTATTTGCCATTGTTGCTGCGGTATTCACATGGAATACTTGTTATGGAAGAAGTGCTATTGTTGGTTTCATCTCCCAGTACCCTGATGCCGAGCTTAGAACAGCAAAAGATGGCCAATTTGTTAAAGTTTCTGGG GTAGTTACATGCGGAAATGTTCCTCTGGAATCCGCATTTCAGAAGGTTCCCAGATGTGTTTATACATCTACTAGCTTATATGAGTACCGAGGGTGGGATTCAAAAGCAGCCAATCCAGAGCATCGTCGTTTCACTTGGGGCCTTCGTTCCCTGGAG aGGCATGTTACGGATTTCTACATCTCTGACTTCCAATCTGGATTAAGGGCGTTGGTGAAAACTGGATGTGGTGCAAGAGTAACCCCTTATGTTGACGAATCAGTTGTTGTGGACATCAATCCATCAAATAGGGACATGTCCCCAGAATTTGTCAGGTGGCTAGCTGCGAGAAATCTATCGAGCGATGACAGAATAATGCGATTGAAAGAAGG GTACATAAAAGAAGGTAGCACGGTCAGTGTAATGGGAGTTGTCCAACGAAATGATAATGTCCTAATGATCGTTCCTCCTCCTGAACCGTTTTCAACAGGATGTCAGTGGAGTAAATGCATTCTTCCCGCCAGTTTAGAGGGCATTGTACTGAGATGTGAAGACAGTTCAAAGATTGATGTCATTCCAGTGTAA